The segment CAAGGCCGCCGTCTTCGGCAACGACCCCAACTGGGGACGGGTGCTCGCCTCCATCGGCACCACCCAGGCGCAGTTCGACCCCGCCGACCTCGACGTCGCGATGAACGGGGTGTGGGTCTGCCGGCAGTCCACCCCGGCCGAGGACCCGGCGAGCGTCGACCTCACCGGCCGCGAGGTGAGCGTGACCATCGACCTCAAGTCCGGCGACGCCCGCGCCACCGTCTGGACCAACGACCTCACCCACGCCTACGTCCACGAGAACAGCGCCTACAGCTCATGAGCGATCCCATGCCCGAGACCGTCCAGAACCCGCGCCGCCCCGACCCGGCCAAGGCCCGCACGCTGGCCGCGGCCCTGCCGTGGCTCAAGCGCTACCACGGCCGCACGATCGTCGTGAAGTACGGCGGCAACGCGATGACCGACGAGTCCCTCAAGGTCGCCTTCGCCGAGGACATCGCCTTCCTGCGCTTCGCCGGCTTCAAGCCCGTCGTCGTGCACGGCGGCGGCCCGCAGATCTCCCGGATGCTCGACAGGCTCGGCATCGAGTCGGAGTTCCGCGGTGGCCTGCGGGTCACCACCCCCGAGGCGATGGAGGTCGTCCGGATGGTGCTCGTCGGCCAGGTCCAGCGCGAGCTCGTCGGCCTGATCAACCAGCACGGCGCGCTGGCCGTGGGCCTCTCCGGTGAGGACGCCGGCCTCTTCACCGCCGAGCCCACCAACACGATCGTCGACGGCGAGGAGGTCGACCTCGGCCTGGTCGGCGAGGTCGCCAAGGTGCGGCCCGAGGCGGTGCTCGACCTGATCGAGGCCGGCCGGGTGCCGGTCGTCAGCTCGGTCGCGCCCGACGTCGACGGCCAGGTCCACAACGTCAACGCGGACACCGCCGCCGCGGCCCTCGCGGTCGCGCTGGGGGCAGAGAAGCTGCTGGTCCTCACGGACGTGGAGGGCCTCTACCGCGACTACGGCAACTCCGACGACCTGATCCAGGAGATCAGCCCGGAGGCGCTCGGCGAGATGCTGCCGTCCCTCGACGCGGGCATGGTCCCCAAGATGCGTGCCTGCTACGAGGCCGTCACCGGCGGGGTGCCGCGCGCCACGGTCGTCGACGGACGCGAGCCCCACTCCGTGCTGCTCGAGATCTTCACCGACGAGGGGGTCGGCACCCAGGTGCTCCCCGGCGTCGCCACGAGGATGCGCAAGCCCTACCCGACGGAGGAGGCCACATGAGCATCCAGGACCGCTACACCGGCGCCGTGATGAACACCTTCGGCCCGCCCGTGCTGGCGCTCGTCCGCGGGGAGGGCGCGCACGTGTGGGACGCCGACGGCAAGGAGTACGTCGACCTGCTGGGCGGCATCGCCGTCAACGCCCTCGGCCACGCCCACCCCGCCCTCGTCGAGGCCGTCACCACCCAGCTCCGCACGCTCGGCCACGTCTCCAACTTCTTCGCCACCGAGCCGCAGGTAGCGCTGGCCGAGCGCCTCGTCGGCCTCCTCGGCTGGTCCGACGACGCGCGCGTCTTCTTCAGCAACTCCGGCGCCGAGGCCAACGAGGCCGCGCTCAAGCTCACCCGCCGGACCGGCCGCACCCGGCTCGTCGCCGCCGAGGGCTCGTTCCACGGTCGCACCATGGGTGCGCTGGCCCTCACGTCCAAGGCCGCCTACCGCGAGCCGTTCGAGCCCCTGCCGGGCGACGTCACCTTCGTCCCGTACGACGACGTGGCCGCGCTGGAGGCCGCCGTCGACGACACCGTCGCCGCGGTCGTCCTCGAGCCGATCCAGGGGGAGGCCGGCGTGGTCGTGCCGTCCGCCGACTACCTCGCCGCCGCCCAGCGGATCGCCCACGACCACGGCGCGCTGCTGTGGCTCGACGAGGTGCAGACCGGCGTCGCCCGCACCGGCGCGTGGTTCGCCCACCAGCTGCTCCACGGCGTGCAGCCCGACGTCGTCACGCTCGCCAAGGGCCTCGGTGGCGGCATCCCGATCGGCGCGACGGTCGCCCGTGGTGACGCCGCGGCGCTGCTCCAGCCGGGCAACCACGGCACCACCTTCGGCGGCAACCCGGTCGCGACGGCCGCCGCCCTCGCGGTCCTGGACACGATCGAGGCCGACGGGCTGATGGACGCCGCCGTCACCCGGGGCGCCCAGCTCGAGGCGCTGCTGCGCAAGCAGACCGGCGTCGTCGAGGTGACGGGCGCGGGCCTCATGCGGGGCGCCGAGCTCGACGGCCCCTACGCCACCCAGGCGGTGGCGGCCGGGCGCGAGGCGGGCTTCATCCTCAACGCCACCGGCCCGACGCGGCTGCGGTTCGTGCCGCCGCTGGTGATCACGGCCGCCGACCTCGACGCCCTCGACGCGGCCCTGCCCGCCGTCCTCGACACCGCCCGCGCCGCAGCACAGGAGCCCACCCGATGACGCGCCACTTCCTCCGTGACGACGACCTGTCGCCCGCCGAGCTGCTCGAGGTCCTCGACCTGGCCGACCGGATGAAGGCCGAGCCGTTCGACCACAAGCCGCTCGCCGGCCCGCGGACGGTCGCCCTGGTCTTCGACCGCCCGACCCTGCGCACCCAGGTGTCCTTCGCCGCCGGCATCGCCGAGCTGGGCGGCAACCCGATGACGGTCGACGGCGGCCTCGCTGCGATGGGGTCCCGTGAAGGCGTCGAGGACGTCGCCCGCATCCTCGGCCGCCAGGCCGCGGCCGTCGTCTGGCGCACCGCCCACCAGGGTGACGTCGTCACCATGGCGGCGTACGCCGGCGTGCCGGTGCTCAACGCGCTCACCGACGAGTTCCACCCCTGCCAGCTCCTCGCCGACCTGCAGACCGTGCGCGAGCACAAGGGCAGGCTGGCGGGGATCCGGGTCGCGTTCGTCGGCGACGGTGCCTGCAACATGGGCAACTCGTGGGTCCTCGCCGGCGCCTCCGCCGGCATGCACGTCGTCGTCGGCGCACCCGAAGGGTTCACGCCCGACGCCCACGTCGTCGCGAGGGCGCGTGAGATCGCGCAGGGCACCGGCGGCTCGATCGAGCTCACGACCGACCCGGTCGAGGCGGTCGCCGGTGCCGACGTCGTGGTCACCGACTCCTGGGTCAGCATGGGGCGCGAGGAGGAGTCCGAGGAACGGCTGCGGATCTTCCCGCCCTTCGGCGTCACCGAGGACCTGCTGTCCCATGCCGCGCCCGACGCGATCGTCATGCACTGCCTGCCGGCCTACCGCGGCAAGGAGATCTCCGAGGAGGTCATCGAGGGACCGCACTCGGTCGTCTGGGACGAGGCGGAGAACCGTCGCCACGCCCAGAAGGCGGTGCTGACCTGGCTGCTGGAGCGGTCATCATGACGGCCATGACCCCGCTGACCAAGAGCGCCCGGCACCAGCGGATCATCGACATCGTGACGGCCCACCCGGTGCGCTCCCAGACCGAGCTCGCCGACCTCCTCGGCGACCACGGCGTCCGTGTCACCCAGGCCACGCTGAGCCGCGACCTGGTCGAGCTCGACGCGGTCAAGGTGCGCGACACCGACGGCGCCCTCGTCTACGCCGTGCCGGGGGAGGGCGGTGACCGCAGGGTCTCCGCGCCCCGCGAGACCGCGGCCGGCCGCGACCGGCTGGCGCGGCTGTGCGCCGAGCTGCTCGTCAGCGCCGAGGCCAGCGCCAACCTCGTCGTGCTCCGTACGCCGCCCGGTGCCGCGCAGTTCCTCGCGAGTGCCTTCGACAAGGCCGACCTCGGCGACATCCTCGGCACCATCGCCGGTGACGACACGCTGCTCGTCATCGGCCGCGACCCCGCGGGCGGCGACGCCCTCGCCCAGCGGTTCCTCGACCTGGCCAACGACGTCCGCCACGGCTCGAGCCACGCCCCCAGCCCCTCGAACACCACCCCTGACTCCAGCTCAGCAAAGGACTCCCAGTGAGCAAGGTCCTCACCTCCCTCCCGGTCGGCGAGCGCGTCGGCATCGCGTTCTCCGGCGGCCTCGACACCTCGGTGGCGGTCGCCTGGATGCGCGACAAGGGCGCGGTGCCGTGCACCTACACCGCCGACATCGGTCAGTACGACGAGCCCGACATCTCCGGCGTCCCGTCCCGCGCGCTGCAGTACGGCGCCGAGCTGGCGCGCGCGGTGGACTGCAAGACGCAGCTCGTCGAGGAGGGCCTCGCGGCCCTCGCGTGCGGCGCGTTCCACATCCGTTCCGGCAGCCGGATCTACTTCAACACCACGCCCCTGGGCCGCGCCGTGACCGGCACGATGCTGGTGCGCGCGATGCACGACGACGGCGTCAACATCTGGGGCGACGGCTCGACCTTCAAGGGCAACGACATCGAGCGGTTCTACCGCTACGGCCTGCTCGCCAATCCCGACCTGCGGATCTACAAGCCGTGGCTCGACGCGGACTTCGTCACCGAGCTCGGCGGACGTCACGAGATGAGCGCCTGGCTCACCGACCACGGCCTGCCCTACCGCGACAGCCAGGAGAAGGCGTACTCCACCGACGCCAACATCTGGGGCGCCACCCACGAGGCCAAGACCCTCGAGCACCTCGACGTCTCCCTCGAGACCGTCGACCCGATCATGGGCGTGAAGTTCTGGGACCCGTCCGTCGCCATCGAGACCGAGGACGTCACGATCCGCTTCGACCAGGGCCGACCGGTGGCGATCAACGGCACGCAGTACGACGACGCCGTCGCGCTGGTACACGAGGCCAACGTCATCGGCGGCCGCCACGGCCTCGGCATGTCCGACCAGATCGAGAACCGCATCATCGAGGCGAAGTCGCGCGGCATCTACGAGGCGCCGGCGATGGCGCTGCTCTTCATCGCCTACGAGCGGCTGGTCAACGCAATCCACAACGAGGACACCGTCGCGCAGTACCACAACGAGGGCCGCAAGCTCGGTCGCCTGCTCTACGAGGGCCGGTGGCTCGACCCGCAGGCGCTGATGATCCGCGAGTCCATCCAGCGCTGGATCGCCTCCCTCGTCACCGGCGAGGTCACGCTGCGGCTGCGGCGGGGGGAGGACTACTCGATCCTCGCCACGAGCGGCCCGGCCTTCTCCTACCACCCGGACAAGCTGTCGATGGAGCGCACCGACAACGCCGCCTTCGGTCCCACCGACCGGATCGGCCAGCTCACGATGCGCAACCTCGACATCGCCGACTCGCGCGCCAAGCTCGAGCTCTACGCCGCCCAGCCGCTCGACCAGGGCCAGGTGCTCGTCGAGAACGGCACCCTCTACGGTGCCATCGAGGCCGGTGGCTACGACAAGATCACCGACAACCCGGCCACCGAGGCGGCCGACGAGTCCGCCCTGGAGAACGCGGCGATGGAGTTCGGGACCGACTGATGGCAGGCACACCGACGAGCGGCGGCACGACCAACGAGGGATCGCTGTGGGGTGGCCGCTTCGCGAGCGGACCCTCGCCCGAGCTCCAGGAGCTGTCGCGCTCGACGCACTTCGACTGGCAGCTGACGCCCTACGACCTCGCCGGCTCCCGGGCGCACGCCAACGCCCTGCACCGCGCCGGCCTGCTCACCGAGGCCGACCACGCCGAGCTGCTGCGCGGGCTGTCGGTGCTGGGGGAGCGGTACGACGCCGGCGAGCTGGTCCCCGCGACCACCGACGAGGACGTCCACGGCGCGCTCGAGCGGCTGCTGCTCGACGAGGTCGGTCCCGAGGTCGGCGGTCGGCTCCGGGCGGGCCGCTCGCGCAACGACCAGGTGGCCACGCTCTTCCGGGCCTACCTGCGCGACCACGCGCACACGATCGCCGGCCTGGTGCTCGACCTGGTCGACGTGCTCGCCTGGCAGGCGGGGGAGCACCTCGGCCCTGACTCACCCACGGTGATGCCGGGGCGCACGCACCTCCAGCATGCCCAGCCGGTGCTGCTGTCGCACCACCTGCTGGCCCACGCGTGGCCGCTGCTGCGCGACGTGGAGCGGCTGCGCGACTGGGACGCGCGCGTGGCGGGCGACTCGCCGTACGGCTCCGGGGCCCTCGCCGGCCAGACGCTCGGCCTCGACCCGGAGGCGGTCGCGGCGGAGCTCGGCTTCTCTGGCTCGTCGGCCAACTCCATCGACGGCACGTCGTCGCGCGACTTCGCCGCCGAGTTCGCCTTCGTCACCGCCCAGGTGGGCGTCGACCTCTCCCGCCTCGCCGAGGAGGTCATCCTCTGGACGACCCGGGAGTTCGACTTCGCCACGCTGCACGACTCGTGGTCGACCGGGTCGAGCATCATGCCGCAGAAGAAGAACCCCGACATCGCCGAGCTCGCGCGCGGCAAGTCCGGGCGGCTGATCGGCAACCTGTCCGGGCTGATGGCCACGCTCAAGGGGCTGCCGCTGGCCTACAACCGCGACCTGCAGGAGGACAAGGAGCCGGTCTTCGACTCGGTCCGCACCCTCGAGGTCCTGCTGCCCGCCATGACCGGCATGGTCGCGACGCTCACCTTCAACGGTCCCCGGATGGCCGAGCTCGCTCCGCAGGGCTTCTCGCTCGCGACCGACGTCGCCGAGTGGCTGGTGCGCGAGGGCGTGCCGTTCCGTGACGCCCACGAGGTCGCCGGTGCGTGCGTACGCCGCTGCGAGGAGCTCGGCTGCGACCTGCCCGACCTCACCGACGAGCAGCTGGCCGGGATCTCGCCGACCCTGACGCCGGAGGTCCGCACGGTCCTGACCGTCGAGGGGTCGGTCGCCTCGCGCTCCGGCCGCGGCGGCACGGCACCGGACCGCGTCCGTGAGCAGCTCGACGAGGTGCGTACGGCTACCACCGGACACCGTGACCGCCTGGGCTGAGGGCGACCCGCTCGAGGTGGCACCCCGCCTGCTCGGCGCGATCCTCACCCACGGCGGCGTCTCGGTGCGCCTCACCGAGGTGGAGGCGTACGCCGGCCCGCTCGACCCGGGTTCGCACGCGCACCGCGGGCAGACGGCCCGCAACGAGGTGATGTTCGGTCCGCCCGGCCGGCTCTACGTCTACTTCGTCTACGGGATGCACTTCTGCGCCAACCTCGTCACCGGCCCCGAGGGTGACCCCGGCGCCGTCCTGCTGCGCGCGGGCGAGGTGGTGGCCGGGATCGACGTCGCCCGGGAGCGCCGTCGCTCGAGCAGCGACCGCGACCTGGCCCGTGGTCCGGCCCGGTTGTGCCGGGTGCTCGGGATCGATCTCGCGGACAACGGGATCCGTCCCGACCTGGTGGCGGGGGAGCCGGTGGCCGACATCAGCACCGGACCACGGGTTGGTCTGCGGCTCGCAGCAGAGCGTCCGTGGCGGTTCTGGGCCACCGGCGATCCCACCGTCAGCACGTACCGTCCTGCGGCTCCACGCCGCGCCGCAGGCCGCTGACCTGCGGTTATGCGTGAAGGACACCCCCGGTTTTGCATGCTCCGGGAGGAGGGTCTAATGTTTCACCTGTCGCCGCAAGGCGCCGCTCCCCGGCCAGAAGGCGGGATGGAGCGGAGACCAGCGGCGGCCACACCGAAGCGCGAAGCTCGCGAGTTTGACTGCGAGCAGAGCGCCCGGTAAGTTTCTGCAGGTTGCCCCGCGACCGGACCGGCCCAGCCGGCGAGGATCGGGTGCGTCTGATTCTTGAGAACTCAACAGTGTGTTTGATTAGTCGACGAATTAGTTTGTTATGCCCCGTTGACATCATGTTTGCTCACCGGCCTTTTGGGTTGGTGGGTGTGGTGTCGCGGTTTCTTTGACAATGATTCTGGCGAGGTCTTCTCCTTTGTGGAGGGGGTCTCATCGCTAGTTTTGTTCAGTCATGGATGTGGCTCTTATTGATAGTCCTGTTGGCCTCCTTTTGGGTGGTTGGTGGGTATGTTTTCGATGGAGAGTTTGATCCTGGCTCAGGACGAACGCTGGCGGCGTGCTTAACACATGCAAGTCGAGCGGAAAGGCCACTTCGGTGGTACTCGAGCGGCGAACGGGTGAGTAACACGTGAGTAATCTGCCCCTGGCTTTGGGATAGCCACCGGAAACGGTGATTAATACCGGATATGACATCTGACCGCATGGTTGGTTGTGGAAAGTTTTTCGGCCAGGGATGTGCTCGCGGCCTATCAGCTTGATGGTGAGGTAATGGCTCACCATGGCTTCGACGGGTAGCCGGCCTGAGAGGGTGACCGGCCACACTGGGACTGAGACACGGCCCAGACTCCTACGGGAGGCAGCAGTGGGGAATATTGGACAATGGGCGGAAGCCTGATCCAGCAACGCCGCGTGAGGGATGACGGCCTTCGGGTTGTAAACCTCTTTCAGCAGGGACGAAGCGCAAGTGACGGTACCTGCAGAAGAAGCACCGGCCAACTACGTGCCAGCAGCCGCGGTAATACGTAGGGTGCGAGCGTTGTCCGGAATTATTGGGCGTAAAGGGCTCGTAGGCGGTTTGTCGCGTCGGGAGTGAAAACCAGGTGCTTAACACCTGGCTTGCTTTCGATACGGGCAGACTAGAGGTATTCAGGGGAGAACGGAATTCCTGGTGTAGCGGTGAAATGCGCAGATATCAGGAGGAACACCGGTGGCGAAGGCGGTTCTCTGGGAATGACCTGACGCTGAGGAGCGAAAGTGTGGGGAGCGAACAGGATTAGATACCCTGGTAGTCCACACCGTAA is part of the Nocardioides cavernae genome and harbors:
- a CDS encoding DNA-3-methyladenine glycosylase, with protein sequence MTAWAEGDPLEVAPRLLGAILTHGGVSVRLTEVEAYAGPLDPGSHAHRGQTARNEVMFGPPGRLYVYFVYGMHFCANLVTGPEGDPGAVLLRAGEVVAGIDVARERRRSSSDRDLARGPARLCRVLGIDLADNGIRPDLVAGEPVADISTGPRVGLRLAAERPWRFWATGDPTVSTYRPAAPRRAAGR
- the argH gene encoding argininosuccinate lyase, giving the protein MAGTPTSGGTTNEGSLWGGRFASGPSPELQELSRSTHFDWQLTPYDLAGSRAHANALHRAGLLTEADHAELLRGLSVLGERYDAGELVPATTDEDVHGALERLLLDEVGPEVGGRLRAGRSRNDQVATLFRAYLRDHAHTIAGLVLDLVDVLAWQAGEHLGPDSPTVMPGRTHLQHAQPVLLSHHLLAHAWPLLRDVERLRDWDARVAGDSPYGSGALAGQTLGLDPEAVAAELGFSGSSANSIDGTSSRDFAAEFAFVTAQVGVDLSRLAEEVILWTTREFDFATLHDSWSTGSSIMPQKKNPDIAELARGKSGRLIGNLSGLMATLKGLPLAYNRDLQEDKEPVFDSVRTLEVLLPAMTGMVATLTFNGPRMAELAPQGFSLATDVAEWLVREGVPFRDAHEVAGACVRRCEELGCDLPDLTDEQLAGISPTLTPEVRTVLTVEGSVASRSGRGGTAPDRVREQLDEVRTATTGHRDRLG
- a CDS encoding arginine repressor, which encodes MTAMTPLTKSARHQRIIDIVTAHPVRSQTELADLLGDHGVRVTQATLSRDLVELDAVKVRDTDGALVYAVPGEGGDRRVSAPRETAAGRDRLARLCAELLVSAEASANLVVLRTPPGAAQFLASAFDKADLGDILGTIAGDDTLLVIGRDPAGGDALAQRFLDLANDVRHGSSHAPSPSNTTPDSSSAKDSQ
- a CDS encoding acetylornithine transaminase — translated: MSIQDRYTGAVMNTFGPPVLALVRGEGAHVWDADGKEYVDLLGGIAVNALGHAHPALVEAVTTQLRTLGHVSNFFATEPQVALAERLVGLLGWSDDARVFFSNSGAEANEAALKLTRRTGRTRLVAAEGSFHGRTMGALALTSKAAYREPFEPLPGDVTFVPYDDVAALEAAVDDTVAAVVLEPIQGEAGVVVPSADYLAAAQRIAHDHGALLWLDEVQTGVARTGAWFAHQLLHGVQPDVVTLAKGLGGGIPIGATVARGDAAALLQPGNHGTTFGGNPVATAAALAVLDTIEADGLMDAAVTRGAQLEALLRKQTGVVEVTGAGLMRGAELDGPYATQAVAAGREAGFILNATGPTRLRFVPPLVITAADLDALDAALPAVLDTARAAAQEPTR
- the argG gene encoding argininosuccinate synthase, yielding MSKVLTSLPVGERVGIAFSGGLDTSVAVAWMRDKGAVPCTYTADIGQYDEPDISGVPSRALQYGAELARAVDCKTQLVEEGLAALACGAFHIRSGSRIYFNTTPLGRAVTGTMLVRAMHDDGVNIWGDGSTFKGNDIERFYRYGLLANPDLRIYKPWLDADFVTELGGRHEMSAWLTDHGLPYRDSQEKAYSTDANIWGATHEAKTLEHLDVSLETVDPIMGVKFWDPSVAIETEDVTIRFDQGRPVAINGTQYDDAVALVHEANVIGGRHGLGMSDQIENRIIEAKSRGIYEAPAMALLFIAYERLVNAIHNEDTVAQYHNEGRKLGRLLYEGRWLDPQALMIRESIQRWIASLVTGEVTLRLRRGEDYSILATSGPAFSYHPDKLSMERTDNAAFGPTDRIGQLTMRNLDIADSRAKLELYAAQPLDQGQVLVENGTLYGAIEAGGYDKITDNPATEAADESALENAAMEFGTD
- the argB gene encoding acetylglutamate kinase: MPETVQNPRRPDPAKARTLAAALPWLKRYHGRTIVVKYGGNAMTDESLKVAFAEDIAFLRFAGFKPVVVHGGGPQISRMLDRLGIESEFRGGLRVTTPEAMEVVRMVLVGQVQRELVGLINQHGALAVGLSGEDAGLFTAEPTNTIVDGEEVDLGLVGEVAKVRPEAVLDLIEAGRVPVVSSVAPDVDGQVHNVNADTAAAALAVALGAEKLLVLTDVEGLYRDYGNSDDLIQEISPEALGEMLPSLDAGMVPKMRACYEAVTGGVPRATVVDGREPHSVLLEIFTDEGVGTQVLPGVATRMRKPYPTEEAT
- the argF gene encoding ornithine carbamoyltransferase, which encodes MTRHFLRDDDLSPAELLEVLDLADRMKAEPFDHKPLAGPRTVALVFDRPTLRTQVSFAAGIAELGGNPMTVDGGLAAMGSREGVEDVARILGRQAAAVVWRTAHQGDVVTMAAYAGVPVLNALTDEFHPCQLLADLQTVREHKGRLAGIRVAFVGDGACNMGNSWVLAGASAGMHVVVGAPEGFTPDAHVVARAREIAQGTGGSIELTTDPVEAVAGADVVVTDSWVSMGREEESEERLRIFPPFGVTEDLLSHAAPDAIVMHCLPAYRGKEISEEVIEGPHSVVWDEAENRRHAQKAVLTWLLERSS